From a region of the Deinococcus metallilatus genome:
- a CDS encoding ring-cleaving dioxygenase → MTKSDLHFSGIHHLTAVSANIRENKRFYTQDLGMRLVKRSVNQDDTSAYHLFYADKVATPGTDLTFFDWPVERERRGNHTVTRTALRVKDDQSLRYWQDRFGKLGIRHGDLTERDGRLYLDFEDPEGQRLSLVTDGGAGDAPTPWEQSPVPAEHQLRGLGPITMTVPNLRTTDLVLQKVMNLRPVREYPDPESPAHTVHVYEMGEGGPHAELHVAVRPDLPPAHPGAGGVHHVAFRTPNDEQYHAWNERLNQFGIRSSGEVDRHYFRSLYFREPNGVLFEIATDGPGFGVDEDMATLGEKTILPPFLEPRRAQILAGLKPLD, encoded by the coding sequence ATGACCAAGAGTGACCTGCACTTCAGCGGCATCCATCACCTGACCGCCGTGTCCGCGAACATCCGCGAGAACAAGCGCTTCTACACGCAGGACCTGGGGATGCGGCTGGTGAAGCGCAGCGTGAACCAGGACGACACCAGCGCCTATCACCTCTTCTATGCGGACAAGGTGGCGACGCCGGGAACGGACCTCACCTTCTTCGATTGGCCGGTGGAACGTGAGCGCCGGGGCAATCACACCGTCACCCGCACGGCCCTGCGCGTGAAGGACGACCAGAGCCTGCGCTACTGGCAGGACCGCTTCGGGAAGCTGGGCATCCGGCACGGCGACCTCACGGAGCGGGACGGGCGGCTGTATCTGGATTTCGAGGACCCGGAGGGGCAGCGCCTCAGCCTGGTCACGGACGGCGGGGCGGGCGACGCGCCGACGCCCTGGGAGCAGAGCCCGGTGCCCGCCGAGCACCAGCTTCGCGGCCTCGGCCCGATCACCATGACCGTGCCGAACCTGCGGACCACCGATCTGGTGCTGCAAAAGGTGATGAACCTGCGCCCGGTGCGTGAGTACCCCGACCCGGAAAGCCCCGCGCACACGGTCCACGTCTACGAGATGGGCGAAGGTGGTCCCCACGCCGAACTGCATGTGGCGGTGCGACCCGACCTGCCCCCGGCCCATCCCGGCGCGGGCGGCGTGCATCACGTCGCCTTCCGGACGCCGAACGACGAGCAGTACCACGCCTGGAACGAGCGCCTGAACCAGTTTGGGATTCGCAGCAGCGGTGAAGTGGACCGTCACTACTTCCGCAGCCTGTACTTCCGTGAGCCGAACGGCGTGCTGTTCGAGATCGCCACGGACGGCCCCGGCTTCGGCGTGGACGAGGACATGGCGACGCTGGGCGAGAAGACCATCCTGCCGCCCTTTCTGGAGCCGCGCCGCGCGCAGATCCTGGCGGGCCTCAAGCCCCTGGACTGA
- a CDS encoding GNAT family N-acetyltransferase, producing the protein MTQEHSSITVQDNPQAGRFEARVGEQLAIAAYRPVGNALMFTHTEVPAALEGQGVGNRLVHDALEEVRARGLQVIPMCPFVAAYIRRHPEYHDLVQPQYRARLGL; encoded by the coding sequence ATGACCCAGGAACACTCTTCCATCACCGTTCAGGACAACCCCCAGGCAGGCCGCTTCGAGGCGCGCGTGGGGGAGCAGCTCGCCATCGCCGCCTACCGCCCGGTGGGGAACGCCCTGATGTTCACGCACACCGAGGTCCCTGCGGCCCTGGAGGGGCAGGGGGTAGGGAACCGCCTGGTGCATGACGCGCTGGAGGAGGTCAGGGCGAGAGGCCTGCAAGTCATTCCGATGTGCCCCTTCGTCGCGGCGTACATTCGCAGGCATCCCGAGTATCACGATCTCGTTCAGCCGCAGTACCGGGCCAGACTCGGCCTCTGA
- a CDS encoding MarR family winged helix-turn-helix transcriptional regulator, producing the protein MPQLSSTELRAWRGFLHTHDTLWKTLDTDLAREFDLSLPAYELLLSLEDAGEAGVRMTDLARSLRFSGGGLTRLVDRLQQGGLLERRRCATDGRGFEAVLTPEGRRLLKRVHVKHLQAVRALFLDQLTPEEQATLAAIWDKLQSSLQEKPS; encoded by the coding sequence ATGCCCCAGCTTTCCAGCACTGAACTGCGCGCCTGGCGCGGCTTTCTGCATACCCACGACACCCTCTGGAAGACCCTGGACACGGACCTCGCCCGCGAGTTCGACCTGAGCCTGCCCGCCTACGAGCTGCTGCTGTCCCTGGAAGACGCGGGGGAAGCGGGCGTGCGGATGACCGACCTGGCCCGCAGCCTGCGCTTCTCGGGAGGCGGACTGACCCGGCTGGTGGACCGGCTCCAGCAGGGCGGCCTGCTCGAACGCCGCCGCTGCGCGACCGATGGCCGGGGGTTCGAGGCCGTCCTGACGCCGGAGGGCCGCCGCCTGCTGAAGCGGGTCCACGTCAAGCACCTCCAGGCCGTGCGCGCCCTGTTCCTGGACCAGCTCACGCCCGAGGAGCAAGCCACCCTCGCCGCGATCTGGGACAAGCTCCAGTCGTCCCTACAGGAGAAGCCTTCATGA
- a CDS encoding VOC family protein — MTNGIHHTTGITGDAQANVDFYADLLGLRLVGRTVSHNDPTTLHLFYGDAAGTPGTLLSFFAWPDTARGRRGSGQASEIGLTVPLESLGDWVQHFLSRGVTFSGPTRDGDTSRLTLEDPDGLPIVLVGVPDAPAGRPWNGSTVPAAMQVRGIHHVVFWTEDPQGTGAVLERHLGFRRVGEQGGLSTYRAAAPLGHTVYVRDTSGFWPSAGGVGTLHHVAFRTASPESERAILKAVKEEGLEVSEVREHGYFQSIYFREPGGSLIEVATDGPGFTLDEDAAHLGEKLVLPPELEAQRQDIEVTLPRIALPGEARLPARDLDWIHRFQPGTTGLTLLLLHGTGGNETSLLALGRQLAPEANLLSVRGRSLEEGSPRFFRRFSAARYDQAHLAEEADALAQFVRDAAALYDLDPGQVIALGYSNGANIALASLVRWPAAFAGAVLLRPVMPFEAPPQTDLGGLPVLVLHGQRDPFLPLAEPVTPYLRRMHGDVQEERLEAGHELTAQDLAVAAGWLREQAQRLAVRSWPE; from the coding sequence ATGACCAACGGGATTCACCACACCACCGGCATCACCGGCGACGCGCAGGCGAACGTGGATTTCTACGCGGACCTGCTGGGCCTGCGGCTGGTGGGGCGCACGGTCAGCCACAACGACCCCACCACCCTGCACCTGTTCTATGGGGATGCGGCGGGCACGCCCGGCACGCTGCTGTCTTTCTTCGCCTGGCCGGACACCGCCCGGGGACGGCGCGGCTCCGGGCAGGCCAGCGAGATCGGCCTGACGGTGCCTCTGGAGAGCCTCGGGGACTGGGTGCAGCACTTCCTCAGCCGGGGCGTGACGTTCAGCGGGCCGACCCGTGACGGCGACACCAGCCGCCTCACGCTGGAAGACCCTGACGGGTTGCCCATCGTCCTGGTCGGCGTGCCGGACGCGCCCGCCGGGCGGCCCTGGAACGGCTCCACCGTCCCCGCCGCGATGCAGGTTCGTGGGATACACCATGTCGTCTTCTGGACGGAAGACCCCCAGGGCACGGGCGCGGTGCTGGAACGGCACCTGGGGTTCCGGCGGGTGGGCGAGCAAGGCGGCCTCTCGACGTACCGCGCGGCGGCACCGCTGGGCCACACCGTGTACGTGCGGGATACCTCCGGCTTCTGGCCCTCGGCGGGCGGCGTCGGGACGCTGCACCACGTCGCCTTCCGCACGGCGAGTCCCGAGAGCGAACGGGCGATTCTGAAGGCGGTGAAAGAAGAAGGCCTGGAGGTATCCGAGGTGCGCGAGCACGGCTACTTCCAGAGCATCTACTTCCGCGAACCGGGCGGCAGCCTGATCGAGGTGGCGACGGACGGCCCCGGCTTCACGCTGGACGAGGACGCCGCGCACCTCGGGGAGAAGCTGGTGCTGCCCCCCGAACTGGAAGCGCAGCGGCAGGACATCGAGGTGACACTACCCCGCATCGCCCTCCCCGGCGAGGCCCGTCTCCCGGCCCGTGATCTGGACTGGATTCACCGCTTTCAACCCGGCACCACTGGCCTGACCCTGCTGCTGCTGCACGGCACCGGCGGCAACGAGACTTCCCTGCTCGCGCTGGGACGGCAACTCGCCCCCGAAGCGAACCTGCTGAGCGTGCGGGGCCGCTCGCTGGAGGAAGGCTCGCCCCGCTTCTTCCGCCGCTTCAGCGCTGCCCGCTATGACCAGGCGCACCTCGCGGAGGAGGCCGACGCGCTGGCGCAGTTCGTGCGGGACGCGGCGGCCCTCTACGACCTCGATCCGGGGCAGGTGATCGCCCTGGGTTACTCGAACGGGGCGAACATCGCGCTGGCGAGTCTCGTACGCTGGCCTGCCGCGTTCGCCGGGGCGGTGCTGCTGCGCCCGGTGATGCCCTTCGAGGCCCCGCCGCAGACTGACCTGGGCGGCCTGCCGGTGCTGGTCCTGCACGGCCAGCGTGATCCCTTCCTGCCCCTGGCGGAACCCGTGACCCCCTATCTACGCCGGATGCACGGCGATGTTCAGGAAGAGCGGCTGGAGGCGGGGCACGAACTCACCGCCCAGGACCTCGCGGTGGCCGCCGGGTGGCTGCGGGAACAGGCCCAGCGCCTCGCGGTGCGGTCCTGGCCGGAGTGA
- a CDS encoding NADPH-dependent FMN reductase has product MSQPSPSDTPRLVVCAIAGSLRRGSYNRALLRAAQEVAPESLDIRIFDRLGDVPLYNADVEAAGDPEAVRALKDAIREADALLIATPEYNHSVPGVLKNAIDWASRPPRGAVLAGKPAGILGASPGMTGTARAQSALRQSFVFTQTPAMLQPEFLLGRATEKFDEAGRLTDEGTRTFLKQFLLALEAWTLRLRD; this is encoded by the coding sequence ATGAGCCAACCCTCCCCCTCCGATACCCCCCGCCTGGTGGTCTGTGCCATCGCGGGCAGCCTGCGCCGCGGCTCGTACAACCGGGCGCTGCTCCGTGCGGCACAGGAGGTTGCCCCCGAAAGCCTGGATATCCGCATCTTCGACCGCCTGGGTGATGTGCCGCTCTACAACGCCGATGTCGAGGCCGCAGGGGACCCCGAGGCGGTGCGGGCGCTGAAGGACGCCATCCGGGAAGCCGACGCCCTGCTGATCGCCACGCCCGAGTACAACCACAGCGTGCCCGGTGTCCTGAAGAATGCGATTGACTGGGCCTCCCGCCCACCACGCGGCGCCGTGTTGGCAGGAAAACCGGCGGGCATCCTGGGCGCGAGTCCCGGTATGACTGGCACAGCCCGTGCCCAGAGTGCCCTGCGGCAATCGTTCGTGTTCACCCAGACCCCGGCGATGCTGCAACCGGAGTTCCTGCTGGGCCGCGCCACCGAGAAGTTCGACGAGGCGGGGCGGCTGACCGACGAGGGGACCCGCACCTTCCTGAAGCAGTTCCTGCTCGCACTGGAGGCGTGGACGCTCCGCCTGCGCGATTGA
- a CDS encoding ring-cleaving dioxygenase, which produces MTTSSLHFSGIHHVSALTARAERNHAFYTQVLGLRLVKKTVNQDDPQMYHLFYADGAGSAGSDMTFFDFPRAAREHRGNDSITRTTFRVTGREALAFWAGRLTREGVPHGGIVTRDSRLHLDFEDSDGTRLSLIDDGGEGPRGVINPLTDIPAAFQIQGLGYSGFTVADLAPTRAFFERGLNLREVRTYPTEAFTTHVFQMGEGGPHAELHVTGRDDLPRHRPGAGGVHHVALRVRDEAELRGWLAHLEEAGYPNSGQVNRHYFQSVYIRDPNGLVIELATDGPGFTTDEALETLGERLALPPFLEPRRAAIEAHLRPLSLQGA; this is translated from the coding sequence ATGACCACATCCTCTCTGCACTTCAGTGGCATTCACCACGTCAGCGCGCTCACGGCACGGGCCGAGCGGAACCACGCCTTTTACACCCAGGTGCTGGGTCTGCGGCTGGTGAAGAAGACCGTCAACCAGGACGACCCGCAGATGTACCACCTGTTCTACGCGGACGGGGCGGGCAGTGCGGGCAGCGACATGACCTTCTTCGACTTTCCCCGCGCGGCGCGGGAACACCGGGGCAATGACAGCATCACCCGCACCACCTTCCGCGTGACGGGCCGGGAAGCGTTGGCGTTCTGGGCCGGGCGCCTGACCCGTGAAGGTGTGCCGCACGGCGGCATCGTCACCCGTGACAGCCGCCTGCACCTGGACTTCGAGGATTCCGACGGCACCCGCCTCTCCCTGATCGACGACGGGGGCGAGGGACCGCGCGGTGTGATCAACCCGCTGACGGACATTCCCGCCGCCTTCCAAATCCAGGGCCTGGGGTACAGCGGCTTCACGGTGGCGGACCTCGCGCCCACCCGCGCCTTTTTCGAGCGCGGCCTGAACCTGCGGGAGGTGCGGACGTATCCCACGGAAGCGTTTACCACCCACGTCTTCCAGATGGGGGAGGGCGGCCCACACGCCGAGCTGCACGTCACCGGGCGGGACGACCTGCCCCGGCACCGCCCGGGCGCGGGAGGCGTCCACCACGTCGCGCTGCGCGTGCGGGACGAGGCGGAACTGCGTGGCTGGCTCGCGCACCTGGAGGAAGCGGGCTACCCGAACAGCGGGCAGGTGAACCGCCACTACTTCCAATCGGTCTACATCCGCGACCCGAACGGCCTGGTGATCGAACTCGCCACCGACGGCCCCGGCTTCACCACCGACGAAGCCCTGGAAACGCTGGGCGAGCGCCTGGCCCTGCCGCCCTTCCTCGAACCGCGCCGCGCGGCCATCGAAGCCCACCTCCGCCCCCTTTCCCTGCAAGGAGCCTGA
- a CDS encoding invasin domain 3-containing protein, with translation MNTSRALLLLSALLLAGCNQAPGPTTQNPPPVTVAATRVTVTVKIPRAADPAAIAPQYVSSSTTQIRIRIGGTDQTLPVTTGSDHCVTGAEGTTCTFTLSLKVAAGNDLTLTVDALDSKLTVLATASKTVSVNLGQDNPLSITLTGVAAGASYTFTDRAAEVTNGSGTTDLDRGGDYALGVALTDPSGQIIVDPGRPDDLLCSSNAAFVVAATGRGRYTLTAPEPTGQDQTTTLSVVTGDNCGAGTVLTSGSVRVPAETLSLTLDTSSPVAGSSVLATAALRTGRGNPLPISGRSVAFVTTNGTVTTPVTTGAAGTARTTVVTSPAVGSGTVTATSDGVSQSATFTSVAGQPAGVTSTLVFTPDSVKVEATTTLTLTLKDANGNPVTATPVISGPAGATVTATSSSGNVYTYSVTAPSTPGKVTFDARVNGTLVSQADLMVSAYPLVVKDGSTSLSAGARYDFASAAAKTFTVQEDHYSGSFSAASSNTGVATASLSGGTLTVTPVGVGISTITVQDTNGQSFTFDVTVTAVTITIN, from the coding sequence ATGAACACCTCCCGCGCCCTGCTGCTCCTGAGCGCCCTGCTGCTCGCTGGCTGCAACCAAGCCCCCGGTCCCACCACCCAGAACCCGCCCCCGGTGACGGTGGCCGCTACCCGCGTGACCGTCACGGTCAAGATTCCGCGCGCCGCCGATCCCGCCGCCATCGCCCCGCAGTACGTGTCCAGCAGCACCACCCAGATTCGTATCCGCATCGGCGGCACCGACCAGACCCTGCCGGTGACCACGGGCAGCGACCACTGCGTGACCGGCGCCGAGGGCACCACCTGCACCTTCACGCTGAGCCTGAAGGTCGCCGCCGGGAACGACCTCACCCTGACGGTGGACGCGCTGGACAGCAAGCTCACGGTGCTGGCGACGGCCAGCAAGACCGTCAGCGTGAACCTGGGCCAGGACAATCCCCTCAGCATCACCCTGACGGGCGTCGCGGCGGGCGCGAGCTACACCTTCACCGACCGCGCCGCCGAGGTGACGAACGGCAGCGGGACCACCGACCTGGACCGGGGGGGCGACTACGCGCTGGGCGTGGCCCTCACCGATCCCAGCGGCCAGATCATCGTCGATCCGGGCCGCCCCGACGACCTGCTGTGCAGCAGCAACGCCGCCTTTGTGGTCGCGGCGACCGGGCGGGGACGCTACACCCTGACGGCGCCTGAACCGACCGGCCAGGACCAGACCACCACCCTGAGCGTCGTCACGGGCGACAACTGCGGGGCGGGCACGGTCCTGACCAGCGGCAGCGTGCGCGTGCCCGCCGAGACGCTCAGCCTGACGCTGGACACGTCTTCGCCGGTGGCCGGGTCGAGCGTCCTGGCGACCGCTGCCCTGAGGACCGGGCGCGGCAATCCGCTGCCGATCAGCGGACGTTCGGTCGCCTTTGTCACCACCAACGGCACCGTCACCACGCCGGTCACCACCGGGGCCGCCGGGACCGCCCGCACGACCGTCGTAACCAGTCCGGCGGTCGGCAGCGGCACCGTCACGGCCACCAGCGACGGCGTGAGCCAGAGCGCGACCTTTACCAGCGTGGCGGGGCAGCCTGCCGGGGTCACCTCCACCCTGGTCTTCACGCCCGACAGCGTGAAGGTGGAGGCGACGACCACCCTGACCCTCACCCTCAAGGACGCCAACGGCAACCCGGTCACGGCCACCCCCGTGATCAGCGGCCCGGCGGGCGCGACGGTCACGGCGACCAGCAGCAGCGGCAACGTCTACACCTACAGCGTCACGGCGCCCTCCACGCCGGGCAAGGTCACGTTCGACGCCCGCGTGAACGGCACACTGGTCAGCCAGGCCGACCTGATGGTCAGCGCCTACCCGCTGGTCGTGAAGGACGGCAGCACCAGCCTGAGCGCCGGGGCGCGGTACGACTTCGCCTCCGCCGCCGCCAAGACCTTCACGGTGCAGGAAGACCACTACAGCGGCAGCTTCAGCGCGGCGAGCAGCAACACCGGCGTGGCGACCGCCAGCCTCAGCGGCGGCACCCTCACCGTGACGCCCGTCGGGGTCGGCATCAGCACCATCACCGTGCAGGACACGAACGGTCAGAGCTTCACCTTCGACGTGACCGTGACCGCCGTGACCATCACCATCAACTGA
- a CDS encoding SDR family NAD(P)-dependent oxidoreductase — MQRLADKTAVVTGAARGIGRAIAVAFAREGAVVVGLDQAGQVSKTTAYPPATPADLEETGRLVREAGSRFIGIQVDIRDLAALRGVAERVRNDLGHLDILVANAGIQVFAPLLEMNDAQWNDVIDTNLTGTANTVRAFAPLMAERGYGRIIVTASGQGKKGLRHGSSYAASKWGIIGFMKSAAMDLGQHHITVNALVPGLISTDMTCNETRLTEAYEDYRPPTSQPPSVQEVARVRAEHSPLGLPWLPPEDIAPMVVFLASDEAKHISGATFAVDAGASSEFTG, encoded by the coding sequence ATGCAGCGTTTGGCCGACAAGACCGCCGTCGTGACCGGGGCCGCCCGTGGCATTGGCCGGGCCATCGCCGTCGCCTTCGCCCGTGAGGGTGCGGTCGTCGTGGGCCTCGACCAGGCGGGACAGGTCAGCAAGACCACCGCCTATCCCCCGGCGACTCCCGCCGATCTGGAAGAGACGGGCCGCCTGGTACGGGAAGCCGGGAGCCGCTTCATCGGCATTCAGGTGGACATCCGTGACCTGGCCGCCCTGCGGGGCGTGGCCGAGCGGGTCAGGAACGACCTGGGCCACCTGGATATCCTGGTCGCCAATGCGGGCATTCAGGTGTTCGCGCCGTTGTTGGAAATGAACGACGCACAGTGGAACGACGTGATCGACACCAACCTGACCGGGACGGCCAACACGGTGCGGGCCTTTGCCCCCCTGATGGCCGAGCGCGGGTACGGGCGGATCATCGTGACGGCCTCGGGCCAGGGCAAGAAGGGCCTGCGGCACGGTAGCAGCTACGCGGCTTCCAAATGGGGCATCATCGGCTTCATGAAGTCGGCGGCGATGGACCTGGGCCAGCACCACATCACGGTGAATGCCCTGGTGCCGGGGCTGATCTCCACCGACATGACCTGCAACGAGACGCGGCTGACCGAAGCCTACGAGGACTATAGACCCCCCACCTCCCAGCCGCCGAGCGTGCAAGAGGTCGCGCGGGTGCGGGCCGAACACTCCCCGCTGGGGCTGCCCTGGCTGCCACCCGAAGACATAGCCCCGATGGTGGTCTTCCTAGCCTCGGACGAGGCGAAACACATCAGCGGGGCCACCTTCGCCGTGGACGCCGGGGCGAGCAGCGAGTTCACCGGCTGA